In Labrus bergylta chromosome 6, fLabBer1.1, whole genome shotgun sequence, the following proteins share a genomic window:
- the LOC136179441 gene encoding interferon-induced protein with tetratricopeptide repeats 1-like — MPYKLGLNEEANSLFQKATEALNKLRKADEGAWLVVNYGNLAWLHHHLGDQAESQAYLSKVDALMEKYPSPSQDDLHPEICAEKAWTLMFFGEDKKLVVDYYEKAARMQPDMVDWNTSYVIWLKNAQNFSDPMLDPDLLEKMRQAKERDPENLYLAALYLDQRADEGENIQDEVRELAGNVSTLCCSGSGMWALLNLYIKYISVDEAVDLAEKVLKEHPDVRYLKKLVALCYRRRIVYKSCSSPEQSMMDRAIALHEELLSLYPHSSLKREIDLATIYAKSHHSKAKAEQMFQKLLKNEPAEPEDKQMLYNKYATHLYFNRNDSHSSIQYHMKAAAIPEKSFCRENSIRILEESKDRGIMCREIEEFLRNLQEPRQYR, encoded by the exons ATGCCG tataaactggggttaaatgaagaggctaacAGTTTGTTTCAGAAGGCTACGGAGGCACTCAACAAGCTGAGAAAGGCAGATGAGGGTGcttggttagtggtgaactacgggaacctggcctggctgcaccaccacctgggagatcaagcagagagtcaggcttacctgtcaaaggttgatgccctgatggaaaaatacccatctccatcacaggacgacctccatccagagatctgcgctgaaaaggcctggaccctgatgttcttcggagaggataagaagctggttgttgattactacgagaaagctgccaggatgcagccggacatggtggactggaacaccagctatgtcatatggttaaagaacgcccaaaacttcagtgacccaatgctggaccctgacctcttggagaaaatgagacaagccaaggaacgggatccagagaacttgtacctCGCTGCGCTCTACCTTGACcaacgtgctgatgaaggagaaaacattcaagatgaagtccgtgagttggctggaaatgtgagcactctgtgctgcagtggcagtggcatgtgggccttactaaacctttacataaaatacatatcagttgatgaggccgttgatttggcagagaaagttctgaaagaacatccagatgtgcgTTATCTGAAGAAATTAGTTGCGCTCTGCTACAGAAGGAGGATCGTTTATAAAAGCTGTAGTTCcccagaacaaagcatgatggacagagcaatcgctctccacgaggagctgctctctctttaccctcactcttcactcaAAAGGGAAATAGACCTCGCAACTATCTatgcaaagtcacatcacagcaaggccaaagctgagcagatgtttcagaaactgctcaaaaatgaacctgcagaacctgaagacaaacagatgctaTACAACAAATATGCAACTCATTTATACTTTAATCGAAATGACTCCCACAGCTCGAtacagtatcacatgaaggcagcagcaataccaGAAAAATCCTTCTGCCGTGAGAACAGCATCAGAATCCTGGAGGAGAGTAAAGACAGAGGcataatgtgcagagaaatagaggagtttctcagaaatctgcaagagccaaggcagtacagatag